In the genome of Ignavibacteriales bacterium, one region contains:
- a CDS encoding toxin-antitoxin system YwqK family antitoxin, with amino-acid sequence MKNIKMVITLLILTASVNMAQDGLIRSYYTNKMLKQIENFKNGKLEGTNKYYTNAGTLKEVINYKQGIKDGTALYYSNDGVIKEIITFRDNKYNGEFRTFYENGILKETGTYSNGVIDGEYKSFYESGELFASADFSTGKRVGVSKEYYKNGILKTEAEFKNGIQTGTTKWYYESGKIKSVNEYDDGQLHGMTTEYYESGSVEAERNYAFGKQNGTAKVYFEDGKIKFEENYKSGAKEGITKSYYKSGSVWTEQNFKKDKLEGETKIYREDKTLWYIEKYSDGVLKASTEYAKDGSVAGETKY; translated from the coding sequence ATGAAAAACATAAAAATGGTAATTACACTTTTAATTTTAACTGCATCAGTAAACATGGCGCAGGACGGACTCATCCGTTCCTACTACACAAACAAAATGTTAAAGCAGATTGAGAATTTTAAGAATGGAAAACTTGAAGGTACGAACAAGTACTACACAAATGCCGGAACATTGAAGGAAGTAATTAACTACAAGCAGGGGATTAAAGATGGAACTGCACTTTATTATTCAAATGATGGTGTGATTAAAGAAATCATCACCTTCCGTGATAATAAATACAATGGCGAGTTTAGAACCTTTTATGAAAACGGAATCCTGAAAGAAACCGGCACATATAGTAATGGTGTAATTGATGGTGAATACAAATCCTTTTATGAATCAGGTGAGTTATTTGCTTCTGCGGATTTCAGTACCGGTAAACGTGTCGGGGTTTCAAAAGAATATTATAAGAACGGAATTCTGAAAACAGAAGCCGAATTCAAAAATGGAATTCAGACAGGAACAACCAAATGGTATTATGAAAGCGGCAAGATCAAAAGCGTTAACGAATATGACGATGGGCAGCTGCACGGAATGACGACAGAATATTATGAAAGTGGTTCAGTAGAAGCAGAAAGGAATTACGCTTTTGGGAAACAGAATGGAACAGCTAAGGTTTATTTTGAAGATGGCAAGATAAAGTTTGAAGAGAATTATAAATCAGGTGCTAAAGAAGGCATTACAAAATCTTATTATAAAAGCGGCTCAGTGTGGACTGAACAAAACTTTAAAAAAGATAAACTCGAAGGTGAAACAAAAATTTATCGCGAAGATAAAACTCTCTGGTACATCGAAAAATATTCAGACGGTGTTCTGAAAGCATCAACTGAATACGCTAAAGATGGATCAGTAGCGGGTGAAACAAAATATTAA